A DNA window from Schlesneria paludicola DSM 18645 contains the following coding sequences:
- a CDS encoding HEAT repeat domain-containing protein: protein MSSSTRWVCLLLISVSGIEFWMLGGTVVAAEKSKIQAAIKKGQDFLLKQQLSGAHGTIAGLAYIKSGGDKTAPALQRLAQDILGKIKESTYKPSYQHNYEAGVDLMFLEAFDAEKFRPQLEAISAHLLYTQLPNGAWYYPNPTEPDAGDTSITQYAVMGLWAAARAGVEIPVDAWERCAKWHIAKQRADGGFCYHPFEEHSAASFQHNQSIGTMTAAGASNLLIIRRMLFGDTDLDAELRPPEVKRRFGVLEKFTEEKRIAPKAQVTIRVASIDKVVKESVQWTSLHLGDNGRDRASWLLYYMYSIERVAALMDVDKLGTHDWYEEGADDLLLKQAADGSWTDGCGPTASTALGLMFLSKATTSIIAPKARVKLLGGGLQAGGRGLPENLDAVQVKDGAVVSRKIVGPVDDLLSELERSSDAKVEDIQAAVVDAVQLDHPEELIGQIARLRKLATDSRVEVRRTAYWALGRSGDVSAARVLIQGLMDSDLDAVREASIGLCILSRRPEGVGKPIDPTDDVEMGQKDGATDEERLAVIAAWKSESKKRWTDWYQKNRNYDERDDRNSLKRSTK from the coding sequence ATGTCGTCGTCCACTCGTTGGGTCTGCCTGCTGTTGATCTCTGTCAGTGGCATCGAATTCTGGATGCTCGGCGGCACTGTTGTTGCCGCCGAGAAGTCCAAGATTCAAGCTGCGATCAAGAAGGGGCAGGATTTCCTGCTGAAACAGCAGCTTTCAGGCGCTCATGGAACGATCGCGGGGCTGGCGTACATCAAGTCGGGCGGAGACAAAACGGCGCCGGCCCTTCAGCGGCTCGCGCAAGACATTCTTGGGAAAATCAAGGAAAGCACGTACAAGCCCAGTTATCAGCATAACTACGAGGCGGGTGTCGACCTGATGTTTCTTGAGGCATTCGATGCAGAAAAGTTTCGACCTCAGCTCGAAGCGATTTCTGCGCATCTTCTCTACACGCAGTTGCCGAACGGCGCGTGGTATTACCCGAACCCCACCGAGCCGGATGCGGGCGACACGAGTATCACCCAGTACGCTGTCATGGGTTTGTGGGCGGCGGCTCGCGCGGGTGTCGAGATTCCTGTTGATGCATGGGAGCGGTGTGCCAAGTGGCACATTGCAAAACAACGAGCCGATGGTGGTTTTTGTTACCATCCGTTCGAGGAACACTCCGCCGCGAGTTTCCAGCACAACCAAAGCATCGGAACGATGACGGCTGCAGGTGCCAGCAACTTGTTGATCATCCGTCGAATGCTGTTCGGCGACACCGATTTGGATGCCGAATTGCGGCCCCCCGAGGTCAAACGCCGCTTTGGGGTGCTCGAGAAATTCACGGAAGAGAAACGCATCGCACCAAAAGCGCAAGTAACGATCCGTGTCGCATCGATCGATAAGGTTGTCAAAGAGAGCGTGCAGTGGACGTCACTGCATCTGGGAGACAACGGCCGAGATCGCGCCAGTTGGTTGCTTTACTACATGTATTCGATCGAACGTGTTGCGGCCCTGATGGACGTCGATAAACTCGGCACGCATGATTGGTACGAAGAGGGGGCCGACGATTTGCTACTCAAGCAGGCCGCCGATGGAAGTTGGACAGATGGCTGCGGCCCCACCGCCTCAACCGCACTTGGACTCATGTTCTTGTCAAAGGCGACGACCTCGATCATCGCGCCCAAAGCTCGAGTCAAGTTGCTGGGCGGTGGTTTGCAGGCCGGTGGGCGCGGGCTACCAGAGAATCTGGATGCCGTTCAGGTCAAAGATGGGGCCGTCGTCTCGCGGAAGATTGTAGGGCCCGTCGACGACCTGCTCAGTGAACTTGAACGGTCGTCTGATGCGAAGGTGGAAGACATCCAGGCCGCAGTCGTGGATGCCGTGCAGCTTGATCATCCCGAAGAACTGATAGGTCAGATTGCTCGCTTGCGGAAGCTGGCGACGGATTCGCGAGTGGAAGTGCGTCGAACGGCGTACTGGGCGCTTGGGCGATCTGGTGATGTTTCGGCCGCACGCGTATTGATTCAAGGGCTGATGGACTCTGATCTGGACGCCGTCCGCGAAGCGAGCATCGGGTTGTGCATTCTCAGTCGACGGCCCGAAGGGGTTGGAAAGCCCATCGATCCAACGGATGACGTCGAAATGGGGCAGAAAGACGGAGCGACCGACGAGGAACGGCTGGCAGTCATCGCGGCCTGGAAGTCGGAATCCAAGAAACGCTGGACTGACTGGTACCAGAAGAACCGCAACTATGACGAGCGTGACGATCGGAATAGCTTAAAACGGTCGACGAAATAG
- a CDS encoding M20 family metallopeptidase — MFDHWSSERDVDSLLVRLPLLLPAVSPIVYGSPPMTSPLAILKDLVAIPSVNPMGRDVSGPEFFETRVTEYLCQYLNARAIPFESIEVAPGRSNIIARIDSRDSNRTVLLDAHQDTVPVDGMTIPPFDPVEQDGRLYGRGSCDVKGGMAAMLFAFTRLAEERPARMPNVVLSLTCDEESTSLGVNALTGSWSNKSPAYRLCPTRPDVAIIAEPTELDIVVAHRGASRWKLHTAGGACHSSRPNEGINAIYRMARVVSCLEEYARWLPGSRPAHPLCGPATLSVGRIEGGSSVNVVPDHCSIEVDRRVIPGEDQYGVIEELAAHLRKQLDFEVLHDAPYCASPPLGDGANGALAKELMESITSVVGPKTVLGVPYGTHASRFAMNGVPSVVFGPGNIAQAHTKDEWIEIAQLHQAAEIYYQFCIRNTAE, encoded by the coding sequence TTGTTTGACCACTGGAGCTCTGAGCGGGATGTCGATAGCCTGCTGGTACGACTACCGCTACTGCTGCCTGCCGTTTCGCCGATCGTCTACGGAAGCCCACCCATGACCAGCCCACTGGCAATCTTGAAAGACCTTGTCGCCATCCCGAGCGTGAATCCGATGGGGCGCGACGTCTCTGGTCCCGAATTCTTCGAAACACGTGTCACTGAGTATCTTTGTCAGTACCTCAACGCGCGGGCGATCCCGTTCGAATCCATCGAAGTCGCTCCGGGCCGATCCAATATCATTGCCCGAATTGATTCTCGCGATTCGAACCGAACGGTTTTGCTCGATGCACATCAAGATACGGTTCCCGTGGATGGCATGACGATCCCGCCATTCGATCCCGTTGAGCAAGACGGGCGTCTGTACGGCCGCGGATCGTGCGATGTGAAAGGCGGCATGGCGGCGATGCTGTTCGCATTCACGCGACTGGCCGAAGAACGGCCCGCACGCATGCCGAATGTGGTGTTGTCGCTGACGTGCGACGAGGAATCGACCAGCCTGGGCGTGAATGCCTTAACGGGAAGCTGGTCCAATAAGTCGCCCGCCTATCGACTGTGTCCCACGCGTCCCGATGTCGCGATCATCGCCGAACCGACGGAACTCGACATCGTGGTTGCCCATCGTGGTGCCTCGCGCTGGAAATTACATACGGCAGGGGGAGCCTGCCACAGCTCGCGCCCCAATGAAGGCATCAACGCCATCTACCGGATGGCACGTGTCGTCAGTTGCCTGGAAGAGTACGCACGGTGGCTGCCGGGTTCACGTCCTGCCCATCCGCTGTGTGGTCCAGCGACGCTCAGCGTCGGACGGATCGAAGGCGGAAGCAGCGTCAACGTGGTTCCGGACCATTGCAGCATCGAAGTTGATCGCCGCGTGATCCCCGGCGAAGATCAATATGGTGTGATCGAAGAACTGGCCGCACACCTGCGTAAACAGCTCGACTTTGAAGTCCTGCACGATGCGCCTTACTGCGCCAGTCCCCCCCTGGGAGATGGTGCCAACGGGGCATTGGCCAAGGAACTCATGGAATCCATCACGTCCGTCGTCGGCCCCAAGACCGTGCTGGGCGTTCCCTATGGGACGCACGCATCACGGTTCGCGATGAATGGCGTTCCGTCGGTCGTGTTCGGTCCCGGCAATATTGCGCAGGCACACACGAAGGATGAATGGATCGAGATCGCGCAACTGCATCAGGCCGCCGAGATCTATTATCAGTTCTGTATTCGAAACACCGCAGAATGA
- a CDS encoding aldehyde dehydrogenase family protein produces the protein MTATLATPPTATKFAGKTKLFINNEWCDASDGGTFETYNPANGEVIAKVAHATKQDVDSAVKAARKALDKGPWGRMDAADRGKLMFKLADLLETHSEELARLESLNCGKTITDSRGDLGGVINCIRYYAGWADKIEGKTVPVRGNFLSYTLRQPVGVVGQIIPWNFPLLMAAWKWGPALACGNAIVMKAAEQTPLTALRLCELAQEAGFPAGVINMLNGMGETTGDAMVTHPGIDKIAFTGHVDTAKIITKRAADTLKRTTFELGGKSPNVVFADCDMEQAVAGAFHAIYFHGGQCCTAGSRLFVEEKIREEFVSRLADRARQRRVGNQLDEKTEQGPQVSQEQLDKILGYVDQGQKQGAKLVCGGKRAGDGKGYFVEPTIFDNVKDNMSIATDEIFGPVVSVLSFKDAEDMIERANNTTYGLAAAIWTKNIDKAHWYAKNVKAGTVWVNCYHIVDTTTPFGGFKMSGQGRENGEAALDHYTETKTVTVALS, from the coding sequence ATGACCGCCACGCTCGCCACCCCTCCGACCGCGACGAAATTCGCAGGAAAAACGAAACTCTTCATCAACAACGAATGGTGTGACGCATCTGACGGCGGCACGTTTGAAACGTACAACCCCGCGAACGGTGAAGTCATCGCAAAGGTGGCTCATGCCACAAAGCAAGATGTCGATTCCGCCGTCAAAGCGGCTCGCAAAGCACTCGACAAAGGTCCCTGGGGACGGATGGATGCGGCCGATCGCGGCAAGCTGATGTTCAAACTGGCCGACCTCTTGGAGACCCATTCCGAAGAACTGGCTCGTCTTGAATCGCTGAACTGTGGAAAGACGATCACCGATTCTCGCGGAGACCTGGGTGGCGTCATCAACTGCATCCGTTACTACGCAGGTTGGGCGGACAAGATCGAGGGAAAGACGGTCCCGGTACGGGGCAACTTTCTGTCTTACACGTTGCGACAGCCGGTGGGCGTTGTCGGCCAGATCATTCCCTGGAACTTCCCGTTGCTGATGGCCGCGTGGAAATGGGGACCTGCGCTGGCATGCGGAAACGCGATCGTGATGAAGGCGGCGGAACAGACTCCGCTGACCGCCTTGCGACTGTGCGAGCTGGCACAGGAAGCGGGATTCCCCGCAGGCGTCATTAATATGCTGAATGGCATGGGCGAGACCACGGGCGATGCAATGGTGACCCATCCTGGTATCGACAAGATCGCCTTCACGGGTCACGTCGACACCGCCAAGATCATTACGAAACGCGCCGCCGACACACTGAAGCGAACGACGTTTGAACTGGGCGGGAAGAGCCCGAACGTCGTCTTCGCCGACTGCGACATGGAACAAGCCGTCGCCGGTGCCTTCCATGCAATCTATTTCCACGGTGGACAGTGCTGCACGGCCGGCAGCCGACTTTTCGTTGAAGAAAAGATCCGCGAAGAGTTCGTGTCGCGACTGGCGGATAGAGCACGTCAGCGACGCGTCGGTAACCAGCTCGATGAAAAAACCGAGCAAGGCCCGCAGGTTTCTCAGGAACAACTCGACAAGATTCTGGGTTATGTCGATCAAGGCCAGAAGCAGGGTGCGAAACTGGTGTGCGGCGGCAAGCGAGCGGGAGACGGCAAAGGTTACTTTGTCGAACCGACAATCTTCGACAATGTGAAGGACAACATGTCGATCGCCACGGACGAAATCTTTGGCCCCGTGGTCAGCGTGCTCTCGTTCAAAGACGCCGAAGACATGATCGAACGAGCGAACAACACGACCTACGGTCTGGCGGCTGCGATCTGGACGAAGAATATCGACAAGGCACATTGGTATGCCAAGAACGTAAAAGCCGGAACTGTTTGGGTGAACTGCTATCACATCGTTGACACAACGACACCGTTCGGCGGATTCAAGATGTCAGGGCAAGGACGCGAAAACGGGGAAGCGGCGCTGGATCACTACACCGAAACGAAGACCGTCACGGTGGCTCTGTCGTAA
- a CDS encoding alpha/beta hydrolase — MICQRREVLIGLVFLTGLIQSPSFCSAQQADLRRIPLWNGQAPTGEGQFETADTFISVHLAPEPNGTAIVIFPGGGYGGLAKVPEGDGIAAWLNRHGITGVVVEYRLPAQRTFVPLLDAQRAIRYTRLNAADWKINPAKIGVIGFSAGGHLASTTATHFDLGNAQSANPIDRISCRPDFAILIYPVITMGEKTHQGSRKNLLGGEPSAKMVELFSNERQVSDKTPPTFLAHALDDSAVVIDNSRLFYEALKAHDVPGRLLELPSGGHGLNGYKGPMWDAWQNQSLAWLAEMKLTP, encoded by the coding sequence ATGATTTGTCAGCGACGTGAGGTATTGATCGGCCTGGTGTTTTTGACAGGATTGATCCAGTCTCCAAGCTTCTGTTCGGCACAGCAAGCCGATCTTCGGCGAATCCCACTTTGGAACGGCCAGGCGCCGACGGGCGAAGGCCAGTTCGAAACGGCAGACACGTTCATCTCGGTTCATCTCGCGCCCGAACCGAATGGAACGGCGATCGTGATATTTCCGGGCGGTGGCTATGGGGGACTTGCCAAAGTCCCTGAAGGAGATGGCATTGCCGCGTGGCTCAATCGGCACGGCATCACGGGTGTGGTTGTCGAATATCGACTTCCCGCGCAGCGAACGTTCGTGCCGCTGTTGGATGCACAGCGGGCGATTCGATACACGCGGTTGAATGCCGCCGATTGGAAGATTAATCCTGCTAAAATTGGCGTGATCGGTTTTTCGGCAGGCGGGCATCTGGCATCGACGACCGCCACGCACTTTGATCTCGGCAATGCACAGTCCGCCAACCCGATCGATCGCATCAGTTGCCGACCGGACTTTGCCATTTTGATCTACCCTGTGATTACAATGGGAGAAAAGACTCACCAAGGATCACGGAAGAATCTGCTGGGCGGGGAACCTTCTGCCAAAATGGTCGAGCTCTTCTCAAATGAACGTCAGGTCTCCGACAAGACGCCCCCCACGTTCCTGGCGCACGCGCTCGATGACTCGGCCGTCGTGATTGACAACAGCCGGTTGTTCTATGAAGCGTTGAAAGCGCACGATGTTCCAGGTCGACTGCTGGAGCTGCCCTCAGGCGGGCATGGACTGAATGGATACAAAGGACCGATGTGGGACGCCTGGCAGAATCAATCTTTGGCCTGGTTGGCGGAAATGAAATTGACGCCGTGA
- the trmB gene encoding tRNA (guanine(46)-N(7))-methyltransferase TrmB: protein MPHDSQFQRPKRQIEREFGVPVPGEIVSPDQWTQTGLKKLPPEGPLNFAEIFGRVAPIMLDIGCGNGRSTLASAVWRSDVDHLSSDVLPVVIRYATRRANQRGLKNVRFAVIGGREILQDYIAPQSVNEIHVYHPQPYYEADQVHRRLITPEFIALVHRSLVNDGLFVLQTDNPGYWKYMQQIVPLFFDWTVHPDRWPDAPKGRTRREIIALRQSLPVFRGTGRPRNDISAADVLQLATTLPPPTFDADRKLRDLDRVEREG from the coding sequence TTGCCTCACGATAGTCAATTTCAACGTCCGAAACGTCAGATCGAGCGAGAATTCGGCGTTCCGGTTCCCGGCGAAATCGTATCTCCCGATCAATGGACGCAGACGGGCTTAAAGAAACTCCCCCCAGAGGGACCACTCAATTTTGCCGAGATCTTCGGTCGCGTCGCACCGATCATGCTCGATATCGGCTGCGGGAACGGGAGGTCAACCCTGGCTTCGGCCGTGTGGCGATCCGATGTTGACCACCTTTCGTCGGACGTGTTGCCGGTTGTGATTCGTTATGCAACCCGTCGTGCCAATCAACGAGGATTGAAAAATGTCCGGTTCGCGGTGATCGGTGGGCGGGAAATCCTCCAGGACTACATCGCGCCTCAAAGCGTCAACGAGATCCACGTCTATCATCCGCAACCCTACTATGAAGCGGACCAGGTGCATCGGCGTTTGATCACACCGGAATTTATCGCGCTCGTGCATCGGTCTCTCGTGAACGACGGATTGTTTGTACTGCAGACGGACAATCCAGGGTATTGGAAGTACATGCAGCAAATCGTCCCATTGTTTTTTGACTGGACCGTCCATCCTGATCGATGGCCTGATGCTCCCAAGGGACGCACACGCCGCGAAATCATTGCCCTTCGACAGTCGCTGCCGGTCTTTCGTGGAACCGGTCGACCCCGCAACGATATCTCGGCCGCCGACGTCTTGCAGCTTGCAACGACGCTGCCGCCACCGACCTTTGACGCGGATCGAAAACTGCGGGATCTCGACCGCGTCGAACGCGAAGGGTGA
- a CDS encoding polysaccharide deacetylase family protein, producing MPVRPSKRNFLARALDITGCGRMLRAASTWEGVLILNYHRIGNRHDSLLDRNLWSASDEDFDAQIRMVAKNFDVVGLDDLETVMHGHSGRHVMVTFDDGYLDNYTNAYPILKSHNVPATFFITTGFLDVPKVPWWDEIAWMVRSSSKKGLDASFWTSTPIVFDEPHREAAINRLLAIYKNMTGVVTDDYVEFLAESLGTGRCPHQIARELWMTWDMIREMKQNRMTFGGHTVNHPILANLSGEQQDEEIGNCRRRLVEELGEPIDAFSYPVGGARSFNSDTRKALVKHGFKWGFTYLGGYCHYGETDLLAIPRTAIETDIDLSMFRAITTLPQIFA from the coding sequence ATGCCAGTTCGTCCTTCAAAACGGAACTTCTTAGCACGGGCACTCGACATCACCGGATGTGGTCGAATGTTGCGAGCGGCCTCCACGTGGGAAGGCGTTCTCATTCTCAACTACCATCGGATCGGAAACAGACACGATTCGTTGCTCGATCGGAATCTCTGGAGTGCTTCGGACGAGGATTTCGACGCACAAATCAGGATGGTTGCCAAGAACTTCGATGTCGTGGGACTCGATGACCTGGAAACGGTCATGCACGGTCACAGCGGTCGCCACGTCATGGTGACCTTCGACGATGGTTACCTCGACAACTACACGAACGCGTATCCGATTCTGAAGTCGCACAATGTTCCTGCCACCTTCTTCATCACGACCGGATTCTTGGATGTCCCGAAAGTTCCCTGGTGGGACGAGATTGCATGGATGGTTCGATCCAGTTCGAAAAAGGGGCTCGATGCCAGTTTCTGGACGTCCACCCCGATTGTCTTTGACGAGCCTCACCGTGAAGCCGCGATCAATCGGCTGCTGGCCATCTACAAGAACATGACAGGCGTTGTGACAGACGATTATGTCGAATTCCTGGCCGAGTCACTTGGGACCGGACGGTGTCCTCATCAAATTGCTCGGGAACTATGGATGACCTGGGATATGATCCGCGAGATGAAGCAGAATCGCATGACGTTTGGCGGCCATACCGTCAATCATCCGATCCTTGCCAATCTTTCGGGTGAACAGCAAGACGAAGAGATCGGAAATTGTCGCCGCCGTCTGGTCGAAGAATTAGGTGAACCGATCGACGCTTTCAGCTACCCCGTGGGAGGCGCCCGGAGCTTCAACTCGGACACGCGGAAAGCACTCGTCAAGCATGGGTTCAAATGGGGATTTACTTACCTGGGTGGTTACTGCCACTACGGGGAAACAGACCTTCTTGCCATTCCGCGAACTGCGATTGAGACCGATATTGATTTGTCGATGTTCCGCGCGATCACCACCCTGCCTCAAATCTTCGCTTGA
- a CDS encoding SET domain-containing protein, which yields MKGLNMTLMDQKWVRVGKVTFGKGVFARQDIPKGTTIGKVDGRVIDDPNYATSYCIDLGGSMSLEPQAPFRFLNHCCTPNSCLCIQEVLYDDGSPAPSEVYVEAIADIPKGAELTIDYQWAAYGAIKCLCGSPACRGWVVAIEELPLLQKKTKKAKQAC from the coding sequence GTGAAGGGCCTTAACATGACGTTGATGGATCAGAAATGGGTTCGTGTCGGCAAGGTGACATTCGGCAAGGGGGTCTTCGCCCGGCAAGATATTCCTAAGGGAACGACCATCGGAAAGGTCGATGGTCGTGTGATTGATGATCCGAACTACGCGACCTCGTACTGCATCGATCTGGGCGGTTCGATGTCGCTTGAGCCACAAGCCCCGTTCCGGTTCCTGAATCACTGCTGCACGCCCAATAGTTGTTTGTGCATCCAGGAAGTGTTGTACGACGACGGATCGCCTGCTCCCTCCGAAGTCTATGTCGAAGCAATCGCCGACATTCCGAAGGGGGCCGAACTGACCATCGACTATCAATGGGCCGCGTACGGCGCGATCAAGTGTCTTTGCGGAAGCCCTGCGTGCCGTGGTTGGGTCGTCGCGATCGAAGAGTTGCCGTTGCTGCAAAAGAAAACGAAAAAGGCCAAGCAGGCCTGCTGA
- a CDS encoding alpha/beta hydrolase family protein codes for MQLIRRMWVIILGLFFALTTCPQARSDDQPDDVLVIRELRYREGESKNWALDLARPKGDVATLRPAIVIIHGGGWKFGNKSSFSKSDSPAPGNIVDFARLGFVAATINYRLSTEAVWPAALHDCKNAVRYLRAHAKEHGIDPTRIGVWGNSAGGHLALLLGLTESQSKWEGDGPHLDQSSSVQSVFSDSGPIDLVHQHQQDQVRMVIEELFGGPPEGPRLDDYRAASPINYVNGKCPPTLLVYGAADEQVGIETADQFLVAATQAGHRDISYIRLANVRHCPFSIRRIAFLTPIVNEFFTRTLRLQDAPKP; via the coding sequence ATGCAGCTCATTCGAAGAATGTGGGTCATCATTCTCGGATTGTTCTTCGCACTGACGACATGTCCGCAGGCTCGGTCCGACGATCAGCCAGACGATGTCCTGGTCATCCGCGAATTGCGGTACCGCGAGGGTGAGAGTAAGAACTGGGCGCTGGACCTGGCTCGACCGAAAGGTGATGTCGCAACATTGCGGCCCGCGATCGTGATCATTCATGGTGGCGGCTGGAAATTTGGCAACAAATCCAGTTTCTCGAAATCGGATTCCCCAGCCCCAGGAAACATCGTCGACTTTGCGCGACTCGGATTTGTCGCCGCGACCATCAATTATCGTCTCTCCACTGAAGCGGTCTGGCCTGCGGCCCTTCATGACTGCAAGAACGCCGTGCGCTATTTGCGAGCCCATGCCAAAGAGCATGGTATCGATCCGACGCGAATCGGTGTCTGGGGGAACTCTGCGGGCGGGCATCTGGCACTGCTTTTGGGGCTGACAGAATCACAGTCCAAATGGGAAGGCGATGGCCCGCACCTGGACCAGTCGAGTTCCGTGCAATCCGTCTTCAGCGACAGCGGTCCGATCGATCTTGTCCATCAGCACCAGCAAGATCAGGTGCGGATGGTCATCGAGGAATTGTTTGGAGGCCCGCCCGAGGGCCCGCGGCTGGATGACTATCGGGCCGCGTCACCCATCAACTACGTCAACGGGAAGTGTCCACCGACCCTGCTCGTCTATGGTGCCGCCGACGAACAAGTGGGCATCGAAACCGCGGATCAGTTCCTGGTTGCGGCAACCCAGGCCGGACATCGCGACATCAGCTACATCCGTCTCGCGAATGTCCGCCATTGCCCTTTCTCGATTCGACGAATTGCGTTTCTGACTCCGATCGTCAACGAGTTCTTCACGCGCACGCTTCGACTTCAGGATGCTCCGAAGCCCTGA
- a CDS encoding class I SAM-dependent methyltransferase, producing MARRQKQVEEEIPHSFFVRPQEKLLIDVIPELSGTRVICTSAGRAQFAVAYAQDKPDATVDCWFLDVFHKSQTEFRVSEEGQVPPNLKFHCQPDLPEQEADLVAFAFKKGGEAELTRDLMQQGYLRLVEGGRMVVSTDNDEDQWIHRELRELFPKVTRRPIRKQGTVYLATKVGPLKKVRDFDCEFAFRDRGRLIYAYSRPGVFSHRHIDPGARALINTMQVKPGMKFLDLGCGAGTVSLASAFSAEGVKVHAVDSNARAIQSLERGIARNEAPGITVVLDAEGASPESDTFDLALANPPYFSNYAIADLFLDTAHRALKPRAKVLIVTKTPNWFVERMPLWYADVEVTEANDYWIVTGRKRKEQIVDPDEPRRPRERY from the coding sequence GTGGCACGTCGTCAAAAGCAGGTTGAAGAAGAGATTCCGCATTCATTTTTCGTTCGACCGCAAGAAAAGCTGTTGATCGATGTGATTCCGGAATTGAGTGGAACACGCGTCATCTGCACGTCGGCAGGACGGGCACAGTTTGCCGTCGCGTACGCACAGGACAAGCCCGACGCCACCGTCGACTGCTGGTTTCTGGATGTCTTCCATAAATCGCAGACCGAATTTCGCGTGAGTGAAGAAGGCCAAGTGCCACCGAACCTGAAGTTTCATTGCCAGCCGGACTTGCCTGAGCAGGAAGCGGATCTTGTGGCGTTCGCCTTCAAAAAAGGGGGCGAAGCAGAACTTACCCGAGACTTGATGCAGCAGGGTTACCTGCGCCTGGTCGAAGGCGGCAGGATGGTTGTTTCGACGGACAACGACGAAGACCAATGGATCCATCGCGAACTGCGCGAGCTATTTCCGAAGGTGACGCGACGACCGATCCGTAAACAAGGAACCGTGTACCTGGCCACGAAGGTGGGTCCCCTGAAGAAAGTGCGCGACTTCGACTGTGAATTCGCATTTCGCGATCGTGGGCGGCTGATCTACGCCTACAGTCGCCCCGGTGTCTTCAGCCATCGGCACATCGATCCCGGTGCCCGAGCCTTGATCAATACCATGCAGGTGAAGCCTGGCATGAAGTTCCTGGATCTGGGTTGCGGGGCCGGAACCGTATCGCTGGCATCGGCGTTCAGCGCCGAGGGCGTGAAAGTTCATGCCGTCGACTCGAATGCCCGCGCGATTCAATCGCTCGAACGAGGGATCGCTCGGAACGAGGCCCCCGGAATCACCGTGGTGCTGGATGCCGAGGGAGCATCACCGGAATCCGATACATTCGATCTGGCACTTGCGAACCCTCCCTATTTTTCGAACTATGCGATTGCCGACCTGTTTCTCGACACGGCTCACCGTGCTCTGAAACCGCGCGCGAAGGTGCTGATCGTCACGAAGACCCCCAACTGGTTCGTGGAACGAATGCCGCTGTGGTACGCCGACGTCGAAGTCACCGAAGCAAACGACTATTGGATTGTTACGGGTCGAAAGCGCAAAGAGCAGATCGTCGATCCCGATGAGCCGCGGCGACCTCGAGAACGATATTGA